The following are encoded together in the Trachemys scripta elegans isolate TJP31775 chromosome 7, CAS_Tse_1.0, whole genome shotgun sequence genome:
- the BBIP1 gene encoding BBSome-interacting protein 1, translated as MPEGKSLFREVLPKQGQLSVEDVATMVLCKPKLLPLKSVTLEKLEKMQRAAQETIRQQEVAQREQQQQSQQ; from the exons ATGCCTGAGGGCAAGTCCCTCTTCCGGGAGGTGCTGCCCAAGCAAG GGCAGTTGTCAGTGGAGGATGTGGCTACCATGGTGTTATGTAAGCCAAAACTGTTGCCTTTAAAATCTGTTACCCTAGAAAAGCTAGAAAAAATGCAGCGAGCCGCACAGGAGACAATTCGCCAGCAAGAAGTGGCAcagagggagcagcagcaacaaagcCAACAATAG